Genomic segment of Salvia hispanica cultivar TCC Black 2014 chromosome 2, UniMelb_Shisp_WGS_1.0, whole genome shotgun sequence:
cccacttatatatattagttttaaatgaaatgggagtggaatgagttagtggaaggtgggaccctattaccatttatggtaaaagtgaactgggactcttattcgcgaacggactaaaatggaaaaacgggactcttattcgcggatgGAGGGAATACAATCTAAGGCTTCATTGATCTCACCTGTTTGTGAATAGCCAGTGATAAGCATcgtatatatactactccctccgtcccgcttaagatgatacgtttttcttttttgtttgtcccaactaagatgacacatttcttgttttggtaactttctctctccaattaatatactcagccactttttctcactcctgttaaaatattcatctttcgttatctctctactttaatacttacatccaccttctctctccaattaaacactttaaccaataatttctaaaatcccgtgccggctaagcaatgtgtcatcttagccgtaACGGATGGGTATATTAGATGTCATATCCTGTTCAGTCATTTCACCGAACACTTTGCGTGCACTCTCCATATCAGTACCAACGACGGACGGAGGTGGACCCCACCATCGATCCAACGGAAATCCCTTTCCTTTCGGTAGGtgaatgcattttattttacacaaATAGCAAGTCTTCCACTAATACCAAAGTCTTCTGTGACTCACTCACAACCACAATCCTATCACTTTCCTCCCCTTCTCTCACATCTCTAAAATACCAAATCGAGCTCCGGCCATCGCCCAGTAATGGCAGCTTATGCCGCTCTTGCTTCCCTTGCTCAAACTACAACTCTTTATGCAGAGCATGCCAAGTCTCAGTTCTCTATGGatgcaaaacaaaaacttGGATCCATTCACGACTATGCAATCATGTTGCTTACCTTACTCGAAGATTATTCAGAGAGATCCAGCCGTTGGGAGGGCAAGCTGAGGGATTTAGCTCATGAAGCTGAAGACATTATCGAACAGTATATGTCCCAGCTGCCGTATAACAGATGGATTAAGCCATCAGATCGGAAATTTGAAGACCAGCTGAGTAATGTGACTCAAAAATTAGGTTTCATGGCTGGAGATCTGATGGAAAATCGACCTGCTCACTCTCCTCTTGAtgtctcatcatcatcatcatcatcatcatcaagaGCTGCATTTGCTGGAAAAAGTAAGGTCGATTGGTTTAGATGGCGATGTGATAGCGGTGAAGGAGCGACTGTGTGGGATGTCATCAAAACGACAAGTCATCCCCATACTGGGAATGGGTGGTATTGGTAAGACCACTCTGGCTAAAACTCTTTACAACGATTCAGTTATCATAGTAGTCATTTTGATATTCGTGTTTGGATCACAATATCACAAGATTTCAATTGGCCTAAAGTCCTTTTAGGTGTTCTAGATTCAATTAACTTGATGGAACAACAATTGTGCTTAGATGATAAAGATTCAAAGGAATTTGGGGAAGAGCAAATGTAGGGGTAGTAGGGGTAGAGAGGAGACAGCTGATTTTACAAAAGTGTACAAAAAGTTAAAGGGCAGGAGATATTTGATTGTAATGGATGATGTTTGGAGCTCAAAGATTTGGGATGATGTGAGGAACATATTACCGGATGATAATAATGGAAGTCGAATCGTGTTAACCACAAGGTTACCGGATGTAGCTGTTTATCCGGACTCCACTTGTGCTCCTCATGAGATGAGGTTCATGAACGGTTCTGAAAGTTGGGATTTGCTTAAGGGAAGGGTGTTTGCAAACAGCGATTGTCCACCTGAATTGGAAGATGTTGGGAAAAAGATTGCGAGAAGTTGTGGGGGACTACCCCTTGCTGTTGTCTTGGTTGCTGGAATCTTGTCTGAAGTTAACAATGATCCTTCTNNNNNNNNNNNNNNNNNNNNNNNNNNNNNNNNNNNNNNNNNNNNNNNNNNNNNNNNNNNNNNNNNNNNNNNNNNNNNNNNNNNNNNNNNNNNNNNNNNNNctgtgacagagttctagcgagttagatccacttagtagacactacagttagcttcctttaaaacggcactgttaattgagagtgaggacttttcaagggtcttgggagctttttggagttacgtgttaggattgacaaccctaatgttagtaatcaacgtttgtatcgcatgagcataagctaggtgactcgtcctttcaaagtattaactgtgctagggtattgtagtttggaatttgtataaccataaagcgaaagcacatccctggaattctccttatctctatacttttctctccgtgatttgcttgtttttagttgtttactgtttttaatatttactgttttcaaaaagtttccaataattcttgtttctccagatagtaattgagttctagtagaagatagacactttgtgtacatcttccccgtgttcgatacccggtactaaccttttgctatattatacctactctgtatacttgcaggtatttatagtgcaaataaaaagtgcatcaaggTTCTATAATTCTTACTTCTCAAAAGAGCAGCGGAATAAGTCCTTACTAAACGActtcgtgtatgaagacacgaacCGTTGGGAGATcaacttgatttttttaacaacATCGACTCCGATCATTACTCCATCCTCttgacgttcaacctgcacatttataaatacatgcagggctgagtacaggaGTACTTAGTGAACACGtgccgaaaacaaaacatacaatatatagttGTCATCCATCTACAGTATCGCACgggggtttttcttaaaaggcccgagcttactaagttCTTTTGTAAGCTAAAAGTTCGACTGTAGACTAGGTTCTTTCATAAATCCTCactcatcattcatcattcatcgttcatcattcatcattcatcattcatcattcatcattcatcgtTCATcgttcatcattcatcattcattccAGTCAAGTGTCGCTCCAACGGTCACCCATCATTCCATGACAATCAAATGACAATCCATTCCATgacattcataaaaaaaaacaaaacatttatggcatgacaacaatTTGAAAAGAATCATAGCtccattttgagaaaagatgatttttcataatttcgcaagtatttgatttatatccaCACTAGTGTGCTGGataaagaaagcccacctgatATGCTTATTCTTCAATTCGATTATTCGCTTTGACCTCACTTGCCCTTGAGCAATTTAtcctttgaaaataaatagcttAGCACGCTAATTAGTACTTGAACTATTTCTCTTTAGAAAGAATGCATGTACCCTATGGTATAGCACCTATATCCTTATTCTTGTCTTACATGATTTTTCTTAGTCCTACCTCGACTTCATTACTTTGtagaatttattaattcacATTACTAAGTTCGGAGGAGTTCcattatctttaaaataattacttgagCACTGGATTCTTGGAAAATCCCTTCTTAAatcttttctttaaatttttcttaagGCCGCCCATGGCGTCGCGGGGCAACGCCGGTCGGCCCATTCGCTTCTCtaactttaatattttccgtcttcgaaattttaataaactatTCGGGAATTAATTCATCAAGCTCCAAATCGAATCTTAAATTAATCCCAGCTTCTCATAATTAATTCTCGGCCCAAATCATGGATTACTTACTGGCCCAACTTAAAGTAGCCCATCATAAAAATCactcttaattaattcaaatggGACTTAGCCCAATAATTAAACTGGTCCATCAACTTTCTTTGCCTTAGGCCCAAAGCTATGACCCACTTCCTCATTTCCCCCATCGTGACTTTCCCCCTAATTTCACATTCTTAAATCCCTAATTTAGAAAACACAGCAGCGGCTTCTTCCCTCTTCTTTTCTCGGCGATTCGCCGTACAATTGGCTCGCCGGAGATTCGCCGGCTTCGTCTCCTCCATCTCAACTCTCGGTCACCGCACTGACCTCTTCTCTTTGGCGGTGGAGTCATGGCGGAGCGAATTCACCGGTGGGGCTGAGGCGTCGCCTCGGTGCTCGCGGTCTCGCCGCCCTCGTCCCGCTGCGTCGATCGGTCAGCCGGTCCTCAAGGCGGAGCCGCCGTGCAGGGGTGCACGTGGCTGTCACGCCGCTTTGTTCTTTCCGTTGAGTTCCCCGAAGAGCAGCGGCTCTGGCCCACTCTCGACCTTCCTTTGACGGCGTCAACGCTGTCTCCGTCTCACACTGCTGCTCCAGCAGCGCCTCCTCCGCCGTCGGCCTCCATCGCTGCTGCCAGCGCCCGACATCAGCTCTATGCGTCGAGTCCTCCGTCGCCGAAGGCCTAAAAGCTAAGTCCCTTTccccctttctttttttcctttaattaTTACTTAACTTTTCGGAGTTCTCGATCGATTATTGCTTTCATTACTTGGGGTGATCAAAGGTGACAATTTCTAGGTTCTTCTAAGTTCATGCCATGCAAAAACTGATACTACTTCTATGACCCTAAGTTCTTGTCCAACATGATATCCTATTATGATGCAAAGTATGGGGTTGTGAGGTTTTTACCTCAGTTTGGTGAATCCTCGTTTTGCCCTCTTGCTGCCGTCCGTTTCTCCCTCCGCCCGTCGCACTCCACGCCTGAGAAACTTGGGGGCCGAAAGAGTGTGAGGAGAGGATGGGGCGATGGCTGTATTTATAGGCCAATTCCTTGGCTTCTTGTGGAAGATTTTGGGGAGTGGAGCTTCTATTTTGGGGCTGTATCCTAACTCACTTTCGAGCTTGGTGTTTATGCCTTTCTTACCAACTTGGTGTAATCCCTGGGGAGGAATCCAGACTTAATCTGATCCTTCTACTTTGGTGTATCAAGCTGAGCTCCttttatctttctctctctgtttcTATTCCAAATTGATGAAGTAGGAGTTGGCAGCTTAGTCATTCCTTTTAACTTGTTCTAGTAATTGCACTCtgaactttatttattttttgaagaatGCATTCTAACCCATTCTTATCTTGATGTGGCAGATGGAGGACAACTTCCTTGCTGTCCCTAGGAGGCTGTAGGTTGATTTCTCTTGGCATGGAGTGGGTATGGAACCGAGATGGGTGTGGAGAGAATCCTCAAGGATTTATGGAGATCATGGCATTTGTTTCTTTGCCTCTTTGTAGCTCTCTATGTAAGATAGCTTTTGTAAAGTATAAATTCTCATCTCCATTTTTTAGTTGCTAGTAAATCCTAGATTCTTGAGCTTCTTAGAGCTTAGTAcaactatttaaattcaatcattcccaaaataaaatgcttagTATTCAAAGGTCGAGATCACACGATAGTCCAAAATTACAATCCACACGGCttctaaaagaaattaattaagctacTAATTCCGATTTATCTCGAAAGAAAGGAACGAAATTTCGGGGTGTCACAGTATTCGTCACTTCTATGTTCTCTATCTATTTTCGTATTCCGTCTCTTATTTGTTCTTTATAAGAGACGAATACAAATGGTTTTTAGGGTTCGAACAtcatccattttttctttactGTAGATCATAATTTGTTGATGTTCAATTTACCACAGTGTGAAGCAATGCGATACTTCAGTTGCACAACAAACATGTGTCAGCTTGCAGGGACATCAAATATTAGCCCATTGGGGGCACAGATAGTCACTGTGATATCTTCTCCCTTCACCAGGTTGCAGTAGTGAGTAGCTCTATTCTGAAAGTGCTCTCTCGTATACACTCTTTTAGTTCTTCTTTCGTTCTCGCCgaaacaaagtaaataatataaaacataattatataatcattTGTTTGATAAAGCATGAAACAAATGATCAGCCTAGAAGTACCAAGAGCTAGAGTTAAATCATGAGTTAGAGATGCAACCTGTGCGTGCAATTGCAGGAATCATGCCAGAACGTATTGCATGCTCAACAAACAGATCGAACAACATCTGCAGAAAGAGATGCTACATGATTTCCCACTGAATtttgaatatgaataaaaaacttttaatacaatagagtataatttttcatagAAATGAAGCCAAGTAGGAAAGGAGAAGACTTACAAATACAACTGATCCTCCAGAGCACTGCAATAAATCAACAGTGCCTGAAATTGGGATCAAAGTTCAAGCAATAAATGTACAGGAAGCTTGTAATAGAAGAAAGTAACAATCAAACGGAAATAAAggctgataaggctaatttcatgcattggttatggggttaAATTCGTTGAATTTCTGAGTCTAACAAAGCTTTTAAGCCAAGTGTGTAGAGGATATCGCCAGATCCGGGAAGAAATGAAGGAAGTCACCGGCTGAAGGAGATTGGCGAGAAAATGAGcagaaaaggaagaaattccCAGACAAAGGAGATTACTAGATGGAGTGCAAAAAAGTGAATTCAAGAAGATTCTAGAAGATCACCTCCAcgtctataaataagagcacgcagTATCAGATGCGAGATCTCACTTTTGCTCTTAGCTCATTTTCACACttctacacacacttgggggaTACCGGAAATTCATGGGGTCGGGGTTTGTAGTTTGATCACCGTTGTGTACCACCGTCTCTACGgcaggcgaagaaacaatttactgctttaagttttaatttctgCTTTGGAATTCCCCGAGTCTTCGTTGTTCGAAGCTCGACGTTGTTTTGTTGAATCGTTGCTGAATTCTGAATCGTTAGCTATGGAAGTTTATTCTCcgttttcattttatgtttgcGTTGATTGTTGCTTTAccttggatgcttttcgcacTTGATTTTGCTTTGTTGAAGTTGGATCGTGTTGGATCGGTTAAATTGGTTAGATCGGAGTGATCGAAGATGGAATTTGTTGTGgttttgttgtggatggcttggatccggagcggATGAAGCATCCGGTGCTACATCAGTTGAATTCTGCATGGTTATGAGTTTTTAGTTGTTGTTTTTAGTTTACCTCGTCTAGCTACTATAGATCTGAGTATTTTCCGGTGAATTGTGTTTTTTCCGACGATCGAATCGTCATATTCTATTCTAATCTGGGTTGTTTCTCTGTTCTCTTTGTGTTTATGCTTGAATCGGTTGAAGATATGAAGATGGATGTTAGTTAAATGCATTGTTAGTtatttgcagcttttcatcTGTACATTtgctattttaggaaatggtcCTCACGGTTTGTTCTTCATCTGTCTAGGCATTTTAGAGAAGTTATTCACTAGGTCTAGTAAATTTCTTCGTTGGAGTGTTGATCTGTTTACATCTCTATTTTCGTCATGCATGCTTTCGttatgttttccttttcttagatctagctgttagaataGATCATTTGCATTTCCTGAGTCTAGTAGTTAAATTCTCAACCCAAagttgcgtggcagcagccaaaaccCTTTTCCAAAGTCTCTTAAATTCCTCCTTACGCTTCCATCCCTGTGGGATTCGATTCCTACTTCCTTATACTAGTTTTTAGTATcgtgggttgagggttttgaaactATAAAaagattgtgtgcccaacgaccgAGGATTTCAAGGATTCCCTGAGTCGGATAAAACTGGACTTTCAAAGGCAATATTTAAAGTACACACATCGATAAAACTGGACTTTCAAAGACAATATTACATATTTTGCATTCTAAGAGATATcacaaatgatattaaaatatgaactatACCCCCTAATGCAGCCAAGTCGGATAAAATACCAGGATTTTGCAATATCATTGCAAAAGAAACCAAAGAATGTCACCAATCCAGAGGTATATAGTGTGGGTCAACGTCTTACATTCACAATCTCAGGGGTAGCTAACTGATGAACAAACTCAGGATTATCCATCAAATCTCTAATCCGAGGGTTGGAATCGAGTACGCTCCTTAGCCTTTGGGTGATGGAGAAAAACTAAGATCCATACAGTAAAGATATATAAGTTTCATATAAAATTGTATCTTACGCAAAGTAAAGAAGGAAAATAGTCCAGTTTGAAGCATAACCTGAATCAGATAATGGGGTTCAACAAGCATAAGACGAATTGTTTCTTGGACCATTTGGTGTACGCGATGCTCAGCGTCTATGATATCTATTATAGACACCGGAAACCTCTCAAGATAAAGTACACCAGTCATGGTGCTTTCAGGTCCAGGACCCCCCCTGCTGTTCAAGTTGTCTATATGTCCTGCTGTAAGTT
This window contains:
- the LOC125206340 gene encoding putative late blight resistance protein homolog R1A-3, with amino-acid sequence MIKIQRNLGKSKCRGSRGREETADFTKVYKKLKGRRYLIVMDDVWSSKIWDDVRNILPDDNNGSRIVLTTRLPDVAVYPDSTCAPHEMRFMNGSESWDLLKGRVFANSDCPPELEDVGKKIARSCGGLPLAVVLVAGILVLAS